One segment of Streptomyces sp. YIM 121038 DNA contains the following:
- the secD gene encoding protein translocase subunit SecD — translation MPRAPLWRAIVALVAVAASLFLALTQSPRLGLDLRGGTQIVLETKDSPTVKADEAATRRAVEVLRQRVDALGVSEPSLAQAGAKRIVVELPGVRDPREAAEVIGRTAQLTVHPVTGATDRPGKAAPAADGSRTLPDPDRPGGHLRLGPTALTGDGVKDADAVLDQQALNGWYVTLDFRKKAADDWARVTGEAACAPRDAPQRRVAIVLDGKVISAPGVNADVRCGTGITGGSTQITGGFDEGEARDLAALVKGGALPVPVDVVEQRTVGPTLGAAAIDASTQAALIGLVLTGLFIIVVYRLLGALATLALALYGLMSYAALLAVGATLTLPGLAGFVLAIGMAVDANVLVFERAREEYLGPRALRPDGESRTAGAPRSMAKALHTGFTKAWSAVVDSNVTTLLAAGLLFFFATGPVKGFGVTLSIGVLVSMVASFVVTRALADAAVRRRFVRARPRLTGLATTGRVRTLLARRNPRPVRHGGRWLGAGALLVAVAVAGIVVRGLDLGVEFTGGRLVEYSTSQRLDADTAREAVADAGFPRAVVQESGEDDITVRTGELSDGEQERIKKALAGPGGEVTVERDERIGPSLGAELRQKALVALGIAVAAQLVYLSVRFRWTFATAAVTAMVHDVLLVVGLFAWLGKTVDSVFLAAVLTVIGYSVNDTVVVFDRVREARRRDPRAELADLANKAVVRTLPRTVNTGMGALFVLAALAVLGGDSLADFSLALIAGVVLGMASTVSVAVPAAVLLERRSPAPRRPARPSEGPRPRSPLEAGRRRSGDGAVV, via the coding sequence ATGCCCCGCGCACCCCTGTGGCGGGCGATCGTCGCCCTGGTCGCCGTCGCCGCCTCGCTGTTCCTCGCCCTCACCCAGTCACCCCGCCTCGGCCTCGACCTGCGGGGCGGCACCCAGATCGTCCTGGAGACCAAGGACTCACCCACCGTCAAGGCCGACGAGGCCGCGACCCGCAGGGCCGTCGAGGTCCTGCGCCAGCGCGTCGACGCCCTCGGCGTGTCCGAGCCGAGCCTCGCCCAGGCGGGCGCCAAGCGGATCGTCGTCGAACTGCCCGGCGTCCGCGACCCGCGCGAGGCCGCCGAAGTCATCGGCCGCACCGCGCAGCTGACCGTGCACCCGGTGACCGGTGCGACCGACCGGCCCGGCAAGGCCGCGCCCGCCGCCGACGGCTCCCGCACCCTGCCCGACCCCGACCGGCCCGGCGGCCACCTGCGGCTCGGCCCGACCGCGCTGACCGGCGACGGCGTGAAGGACGCCGACGCGGTCCTGGACCAGCAGGCCCTCAACGGCTGGTACGTCACCCTCGACTTCCGCAAGAAGGCCGCGGACGACTGGGCCCGCGTCACCGGCGAGGCGGCCTGCGCGCCGCGGGACGCCCCGCAGCGGCGCGTCGCCATCGTCCTCGACGGCAAGGTCATCTCCGCGCCGGGCGTCAACGCCGACGTACGCTGCGGGACCGGCATCACCGGCGGCAGCACCCAGATCACCGGCGGCTTCGACGAGGGCGAGGCCCGCGACCTGGCCGCCCTCGTCAAGGGCGGCGCCCTGCCGGTCCCCGTCGACGTGGTGGAACAGCGCACCGTCGGCCCGACGCTCGGCGCCGCCGCCATCGACGCGAGCACCCAGGCCGCGCTCATCGGCCTCGTCCTGACCGGCCTGTTCATCATCGTCGTCTACCGGCTGCTCGGCGCCCTCGCGACCCTCGCGCTCGCCCTGTACGGACTCATGTCGTACGCCGCGCTCCTCGCGGTGGGGGCCACCCTCACGCTGCCCGGCCTCGCCGGGTTCGTACTGGCCATCGGCATGGCGGTGGACGCCAACGTCCTCGTCTTCGAACGCGCGCGGGAGGAGTACCTGGGCCCCCGCGCGCTCCGTCCCGACGGGGAGTCCCGCACCGCCGGGGCGCCGCGCAGCATGGCCAAGGCGCTGCACACCGGCTTCACCAAGGCCTGGAGCGCCGTCGTCGACTCGAACGTCACGACGCTGCTCGCCGCGGGGCTGCTGTTCTTCTTCGCCACCGGCCCGGTCAAGGGCTTCGGCGTGACCCTGTCGATCGGCGTCCTCGTGTCGATGGTCGCGTCCTTCGTCGTCACGAGGGCGCTCGCCGACGCGGCCGTGCGCCGCCGCTTCGTCCGCGCCCGGCCGCGGCTCACGGGCCTGGCCACCACGGGCCGCGTCCGCACCCTGCTCGCCCGGCGCAACCCCCGCCCGGTGCGCCACGGGGGCCGCTGGCTGGGCGCCGGCGCGCTCCTGGTGGCCGTGGCGGTCGCGGGGATCGTGGTGCGCGGGCTCGACCTGGGCGTCGAGTTCACGGGCGGCCGCCTCGTCGAGTACAGCACCAGCCAGCGTCTGGACGCCGACACCGCCCGCGAGGCCGTCGCGGACGCGGGCTTCCCGCGCGCCGTGGTGCAGGAGTCGGGCGAGGACGACATCACGGTCCGCACCGGTGAACTCAGCGACGGCGAACAGGAGCGCATCAAGAAGGCCCTGGCGGGCCCCGGCGGCGAGGTGACCGTCGAACGCGACGAACGCATCGGCCCGAGCCTCGGCGCCGAGCTGCGCCAGAAGGCCCTGGTGGCGCTCGGCATCGCCGTCGCCGCCCAGCTGGTCTATCTGAGCGTACGGTTCCGGTGGACGTTCGCGACGGCCGCCGTCACCGCGATGGTGCACGACGTGCTCCTGGTGGTCGGCCTGTTCGCCTGGCTGGGCAAGACCGTCGACAGCGTCTTCCTCGCGGCCGTCCTCACGGTCATCGGCTACTCCGTCAACGACACGGTGGTCGTCTTCGACCGGGTGCGCGAGGCGCGGCGCCGCGACCCCCGGGCCGAGCTGGCGGACCTCGCCAACAAGGCCGTCGTCCGCACCCTGCCGCGCACCGTGAACACCGGCATGGGAGCGCTGTTCGTCCTGGCCGCCCTCGCCGTCCTCGGCGGCGACTCGCTCGCGGACTTCTCGCTCGCCCTGATCGCCGGTGTCGTGCTCGGCATGGCCTCGACGGTGTCCGTCGCGGTGCCCGCGGCGGTCCTCCTGGAGCGGCGGAGCCCGGCGCCCCGGCGTCCGGCACGGCCTTCGGAAGGCCCCCGTCCGCGCAGCCCGCTGGAGGCGGGGCGCCGCCGGAGCGGCGACGGCGCGGTGGTCTGA
- a CDS encoding M20 family metallopeptidase has protein sequence MATLEGAHPGRTVLLRGDMDALPQREDTGLEFASEAPDAMHACGHDLHTAMLIGAARLLAARREELRGRVVFMFQPGEEGDGGARHMIDEGVLGTRGEGGVDAAFALHVSTRLDSGTVHLRPGPALAAHDTLRVTVRGRGGHASAPHRALDPVPVACEIVQALQTMVTRTVHVFDPAVVTIGRIEAGTTTNIIPETAELHGTLRTLTPATRELLRENVARVAHHVAAAHGATAEVELPEGYPPVVNDPDRTAAARAAATALLGPDRVHELAEPVMGAEDFSYVLQRVPGAMAFLGACPPGTSPDEAPDIHCNRVVFDEDAMAVGSAVHAAVALRFLGD, from the coding sequence GTGGCCACCCTGGAGGGCGCGCACCCGGGCCGGACGGTGCTGCTGCGCGGCGACATGGACGCCCTGCCGCAGCGCGAGGACACCGGCCTGGAGTTCGCCTCCGAAGCGCCGGACGCCATGCACGCCTGCGGGCACGACCTGCACACGGCGATGCTGATCGGCGCCGCCCGGCTGCTCGCCGCGCGCCGGGAGGAACTGCGCGGCCGCGTCGTGTTCATGTTCCAGCCGGGCGAGGAGGGCGACGGCGGCGCCCGGCACATGATCGACGAGGGGGTCCTCGGGACCCGCGGGGAGGGCGGTGTGGACGCGGCCTTCGCCCTGCACGTGTCGACCCGGCTCGACTCCGGCACCGTGCACCTGCGTCCAGGACCCGCGCTCGCCGCCCACGACACGCTGCGCGTGACGGTCCGCGGCCGCGGCGGCCACGCCTCGGCGCCGCACCGGGCCCTGGACCCCGTGCCGGTCGCCTGCGAGATCGTGCAGGCCCTCCAGACGATGGTGACGCGCACGGTCCACGTCTTCGACCCCGCCGTGGTGACCATCGGCAGGATCGAGGCGGGCACCACCACCAACATCATCCCGGAGACCGCCGAACTCCACGGCACCCTCCGTACGCTGACCCCCGCCACGCGGGAGCTGCTGCGGGAGAACGTGGCCCGCGTCGCGCACCACGTGGCGGCCGCGCACGGCGCCACGGCCGAGGTGGAGCTGCCGGAGGGCTATCCGCCCGTCGTCAACGACCCGGACCGGACCGCGGCCGCGCGCGCCGCCGCGACCGCGCTGCTCGGGCCCGACCGGGTCCACGAGCTCGCCGAGCCCGTCATGGGCGCCGAGGACTTCTCGTACGTCCTTCAGCGGGTGCCCGGCGCCATGGCGTTCCTCGGCGCCTGTCCGCCGGGGACGTCGCCCGACGAGGCGCCCGACATCCACTGCAACCGGGTCGTGTTCGACGAGGACGCCATGGCCGTGGGCAGCGCCGTCCACGCGGCCGTCGCCCTGCGCTTCCTGGGCGACTGA
- a CDS encoding pyridoxamine 5'-phosphate oxidase family protein, translated as MALTPEEREEFLAQAHIAALSVDAGEEGRAPVTVPIWYQYEPGGEIWIMTGKESRKAQLIAAAGRFTLMVERVEPSVRYVSVEGPVVATEPATREQLHEISARYLPADKVDGYVEEAWKGHGEQIVVRLRPQRWISSDLGSI; from the coding sequence ATGGCCCTCACACCCGAGGAGCGCGAGGAGTTCCTGGCGCAGGCGCACATCGCGGCGCTGTCCGTGGACGCGGGAGAGGAGGGGCGGGCGCCGGTCACCGTCCCGATCTGGTACCAGTACGAGCCCGGCGGCGAGATCTGGATCATGACGGGCAAGGAGTCGCGCAAGGCGCAACTGATCGCCGCGGCGGGGCGGTTCACGCTCATGGTCGAGCGCGTGGAGCCGTCCGTCCGGTACGTGTCGGTGGAGGGCCCGGTCGTGGCGACGGAGCCCGCGACCCGCGAGCAGCTGCACGAGATCTCCGCCCGCTACCTCCCGGCCGACAAGGTCGACGGCTATGTGGAGGAGGCCTGGAAGGGGCACGGCGAGCAGATCGTCGTCCGGCTGCGCCCGCAGCGGTGGATCTCCTCGGACCTCGGGTCCATCTGA
- a CDS encoding M64 family metallopeptidase yields the protein MASDTSGIPTRTRRKRLRVALAAGVTLAATLSATGGAVAHPEPSAAEPSRSVEYFGKDGHPRHTEVPAPAPLTREERSEIAGGADGDVVPIVQNGPVGTKADVVFIGDGYTAAQQEDFHADVRTKWAEVSKVEPYASYKNLFNVWAVDAHSRQSGVSGDPTSNVRKDTALGSSFYCDNIERLLCVDTNKVEAYARKAADPDVVIVLANSTKYGGAGYNDITSPSGYDGIATGSSDNAQSSQVVVHELGHSLGKLADEYWYDEYGTYTGAEPSWLNSSKLTAAQLTAQKKKWYRWIGQASPDGGTVGAYEGGNYYPRGLYRPTDNSIMRTLGRQFNLPGREAMIAGFHRHASVATSATPTGSEVRRKQRVAVETGAGVRLRWYVDGRPAKKGDDARAVTPRSLGVPADGRAHTISVRAKDTTKAVRDPALRKLLTSELTWHVTR from the coding sequence ATGGCCAGCGACACATCAGGCATACCGACCCGTACCAGACGAAAGCGTCTCCGGGTCGCCCTCGCGGCGGGCGTCACGCTCGCGGCGACCCTCTCCGCCACGGGCGGGGCGGTCGCCCACCCGGAGCCCTCCGCCGCCGAACCCTCCCGGAGCGTCGAGTACTTCGGCAAGGACGGCCACCCGCGCCACACGGAGGTGCCCGCGCCCGCGCCGCTCACGCGCGAGGAGCGGTCGGAGATCGCGGGCGGCGCCGACGGCGACGTCGTGCCGATCGTGCAGAACGGCCCCGTCGGCACCAAGGCCGACGTCGTCTTCATCGGCGACGGCTACACCGCCGCCCAGCAGGAGGACTTCCACGCCGACGTCCGCACCAAGTGGGCGGAGGTCTCCAAGGTCGAGCCGTACGCCTCGTACAAGAACCTCTTCAACGTGTGGGCGGTGGACGCCCACTCGCGGCAGTCGGGCGTCTCGGGCGACCCGACGAGCAACGTCCGCAAGGACACCGCGCTCGGCTCGTCCTTCTACTGCGACAACATCGAGCGCCTGCTGTGCGTCGACACCAACAAGGTCGAGGCGTACGCCCGCAAGGCCGCGGACCCCGACGTGGTGATCGTGCTCGCGAACTCCACGAAGTACGGCGGCGCGGGCTACAACGACATCACCTCGCCCTCCGGCTACGACGGCATCGCCACCGGCTCCTCCGACAACGCCCAGTCCTCGCAGGTCGTCGTGCACGAGCTCGGCCACTCCCTGGGCAAGCTCGCGGACGAGTACTGGTACGACGAGTACGGCACCTACACGGGCGCCGAGCCGTCCTGGCTGAACAGCAGCAAGCTCACGGCCGCCCAGCTGACCGCGCAGAAGAAGAAGTGGTACCGCTGGATCGGCCAGGCGTCCCCCGACGGCGGCACCGTCGGCGCGTACGAGGGCGGCAACTACTACCCGCGCGGCCTGTACCGGCCCACCGACAACTCGATCATGCGCACGCTGGGGCGGCAGTTCAACCTGCCCGGGCGCGAGGCGATGATCGCGGGCTTCCACCGGCACGCCTCGGTGGCGACCAGCGCGACGCCCACCGGCAGCGAGGTGCGCCGCAAGCAGCGCGTCGCCGTCGAGACGGGCGCGGGCGTCCGCCTGCGGTGGTACGTCGACGGCCGCCCGGCCAAGAAGGGCGACGACGCGCGGGCCGTCACGCCGCGCTCCCTCGGCGTGCCCGCCGACGGCCGCGCCCACACGATCTCCGTGCGCGCCAAGGACACCACGAAGGCGGTCCGTGACCCCGCCCTGCGCAAGCTCCTGACGAGCGAGCTGACCTGGCACGTCACCCGCTGA
- a CDS encoding protein-arginine deiminase domain-containing protein, protein MADAATPAPANKPDLRADVNRDGRVDVEGDSDSRGENTWTRERGAIVLPNIDDDAKRCPVKDSNGRPLSSAKLARCNDASDTKVNGAKDALDLARLRTVPLPDAAAGSHGTVKVVGAGAKKARLFVHRDGRWSLLKPTDKLTVKELRSGVELGIEATDVVRDAAQWNGDITVRFTVGGGDGPARSDDVVLRTAPVLTQHHLQKAQEVLVTKVPGRDAYSKAQQKFVKDLAKQVKDAGISKPLTTFTKYGDIWAQDFVEPGYASMPGPDGKPRTMRVLIRSAQLDRPAGRELFEKLRGPDVGVVQVAKAGANEEWTLNSMGNLETIPPYKLGNKDYPAGRIIQGYRKDNGSKPAKSMRTFLKSQGAQDPLLLDTSWLSVGHVDEFVQFLPADTERGWRIGVADPKAGVELLRKAQREGHGAKKMFSVPRGSDVPAPKETIDKVLGSAKFKADNKLAAERIEANLATLKRETGVTDAEIVRVPGLYVRDGQGGSGLSNSRKLRRLGPDSLRKFNQLRGDDNRADAGGKGRTRAAAAWQNSAYIPGAVNGVLLSPTRYLAPQQWGPVIGGKDIFTEAVNSVYAKAGFTTTYIDDWYTYHIGMGEVHCGTNTLRDTTAPWWPKA, encoded by the coding sequence ATGGCCGACGCCGCGACCCCGGCCCCGGCGAACAAGCCCGACCTGCGCGCGGACGTCAACCGCGACGGGCGCGTCGACGTCGAGGGCGACAGCGACAGCCGCGGCGAGAACACCTGGACGCGGGAGCGCGGCGCGATCGTCCTGCCGAACATCGACGACGACGCCAAGCGCTGCCCCGTCAAGGACAGCAACGGACGGCCGCTGTCGAGCGCCAAGCTCGCCCGGTGCAACGACGCGTCCGACACCAAGGTCAACGGCGCCAAGGACGCCCTCGACCTGGCCCGGCTGCGGACCGTGCCGCTGCCCGACGCCGCCGCGGGCAGCCACGGCACCGTGAAGGTGGTGGGCGCGGGCGCCAAGAAGGCCCGTCTGTTCGTCCACCGCGACGGCCGCTGGTCCCTGCTGAAGCCCACCGACAAGCTCACCGTCAAGGAGCTGCGCTCCGGCGTCGAGCTGGGCATCGAGGCGACCGACGTGGTGCGGGACGCCGCGCAGTGGAACGGCGACATCACCGTCCGGTTCACCGTCGGCGGCGGCGACGGCCCGGCCCGCTCCGACGACGTCGTGCTGCGCACCGCGCCGGTGCTCACCCAGCACCACCTGCAGAAGGCCCAGGAAGTCCTGGTGACCAAGGTGCCGGGCCGCGACGCGTACAGCAAGGCCCAGCAGAAGTTCGTCAAGGACCTGGCGAAGCAGGTCAAGGACGCCGGGATCAGCAAGCCGCTGACCACCTTCACCAAGTACGGCGACATCTGGGCGCAGGACTTCGTGGAGCCCGGCTACGCCAGCATGCCGGGCCCGGACGGCAAGCCGCGCACGATGCGCGTGCTGATCCGCTCCGCGCAGCTCGACCGTCCGGCGGGCCGCGAGCTGTTCGAGAAGCTGCGCGGCCCCGACGTCGGCGTGGTGCAGGTCGCCAAGGCCGGCGCCAACGAGGAGTGGACGCTCAACTCCATGGGCAACCTGGAGACCATTCCGCCGTACAAGCTGGGGAACAAGGACTACCCCGCCGGGCGCATCATCCAGGGCTACCGCAAGGACAACGGCTCCAAGCCCGCCAAGTCCATGCGGACCTTCCTGAAGTCGCAGGGTGCCCAGGACCCGCTGCTGCTCGACACGTCCTGGCTGTCGGTCGGGCACGTGGACGAGTTCGTCCAGTTCCTGCCCGCCGACACCGAGCGCGGCTGGCGCATCGGCGTGGCCGACCCGAAGGCCGGTGTGGAACTCCTGCGCAAGGCCCAGCGCGAGGGCCACGGCGCGAAGAAGATGTTCTCGGTGCCGCGCGGCTCGGACGTCCCGGCGCCCAAGGAGACCATCGACAAGGTCCTCGGCTCCGCCAAGTTCAAGGCGGACAACAAGCTGGCCGCCGAGCGCATCGAGGCCAACCTGGCGACCCTCAAGCGCGAGACCGGTGTCACCGACGCCGAGATCGTGCGCGTGCCGGGCCTGTACGTGCGCGACGGCCAGGGAGGCAGCGGCCTGAGCAACAGCCGCAAGCTGCGCCGCCTCGGCCCGGACTCGCTGCGCAAGTTCAACCAGCTGCGCGGCGACGACAACCGCGCCGACGCGGGCGGCAAGGGCCGTACCCGGGCCGCCGCGGCCTGGCAGAACAGCGCCTACATCCCCGGCGCGGTCAACGGCGTCCTGCTCAGCCCGACCCGCTACCTCGCGCCCCAGCAGTGGGGCCCGGTCATCGGCGGCAAGGACATCTTCACCGAGGCCGTGAACTCCGTGTACGCCAAGGCCGGATTCACCACGACCTACATCGATGACTGGTACACGTACCACATCGGCATGGGCGAGGTGCACTGCGGCACCAACACGCTGCGGGACACCACCGCCCCGTGGTGGCCCAAGGCGTAA
- a CDS encoding TetR/AcrR family transcriptional regulator: MSSKDAGAPAPRPGGRPRDPAIEEAILKATRARLATDGYARLTIGDVVADAGVTRPTLYRRWANKRELVVDALDYGLRKQREAYPPMDLERMTPLEAFTEAVRRLDPRYHNERAMALHGNFMGEAEREPELFTQLREHGNEPRCAELTRTLRHLQDVGAVRADADLDAVVTLCFGSYFGDYLRAGRSTPADLADRVVAVLWPTLRAHERPEA; this comes from the coding sequence ATGAGCAGCAAGGACGCGGGGGCGCCCGCGCCGCGCCCCGGCGGCAGGCCCCGGGATCCGGCGATCGAGGAGGCGATCCTCAAGGCCACCCGGGCGCGGCTCGCCACCGACGGCTACGCGCGCCTGACGATCGGCGACGTCGTCGCCGACGCCGGGGTCACGCGCCCGACCCTGTACCGGCGCTGGGCGAACAAGCGCGAACTCGTCGTGGACGCCCTCGACTACGGCCTGCGCAAGCAGCGCGAGGCCTATCCGCCCATGGACCTGGAGCGGATGACTCCGCTGGAGGCGTTCACCGAGGCCGTACGGCGCCTCGACCCGCGCTACCACAACGAGCGGGCCATGGCCCTGCACGGCAACTTCATGGGCGAGGCCGAGCGCGAGCCGGAGCTGTTCACACAGCTGCGCGAGCACGGGAACGAGCCGCGCTGCGCGGAGCTGACGCGCACCCTGCGCCACCTCCAGGACGTGGGCGCCGTGCGCGCGGACGCCGATCTCGACGCCGTGGTGACCCTCTGCTTCGGCAGCTACTTCGGCGACTACCTGCGCGCGGGGCGGAGCACCCCGGCCGACCTCGCCGACCGGGTCGTCGCCGTGCTGTGGCCCACCCTGCGGGCGCACGAGCGGCCCGAGGCGTAG
- a CDS encoding cupin domain-containing protein — MSTSVPRLTVVQPGEGHHAPIPGFGADFKLSSAASGGPLSIVEHPFGVGVITPPHLHTREDEYSIVLEGEIGFRSDDAETVIGPGGYIIKPRGQMHAMWNAGDTPGRIIEIITPGGFERYFQEIADLVAASTSDRGAFDELAEKYGLTYGHPDWFDDVVRRYGLTPPKR; from the coding sequence ATGAGCACCAGCGTCCCGCGCCTCACGGTCGTACAGCCGGGGGAGGGCCACCACGCGCCCATCCCCGGCTTCGGCGCCGACTTCAAGCTGAGCAGCGCGGCCTCCGGGGGCCCGCTGTCCATCGTCGAGCACCCCTTCGGCGTGGGCGTGATCACCCCGCCCCACCTGCACACCAGGGAGGACGAGTACTCCATCGTCCTGGAGGGCGAGATCGGCTTCCGCTCCGACGACGCCGAGACCGTGATCGGCCCGGGCGGCTACATCATCAAACCCCGTGGCCAGATGCACGCCATGTGGAACGCCGGCGACACCCCCGGCCGCATCATCGAGATCATCACCCCGGGCGGCTTCGAGCGCTACTTCCAGGAAATCGCCGACCTCGTGGCCGCCAGCACGAGCGACCGCGGCGCCTTCGACGAACTCGCCGAGAAGTACGGGCTGACCTACGGCCACCCCGACTGGTTCGACGACGTCGTACGGCGCTACGGCCTCACCCCGCCCAAGCGCTGA